The window CCTAAAGGCGATAGATAAATGATTCGGGTGAATTTTCGGTTTATGTTGTTTTAATTTCAATCTGTCTGGGTTTGGCTGCTTCGGATTTGGGTAGATGCAGTCTCAGTACGCCATTTTTTAATTCAGCCTCAACCCTTTCCACATCAATGGTCTGGGGAACGGAAAAATTTCTTACATACTCAACATCTGAGAACTCTTCATAGGTAGCTGATCCCTTTACGCCAAGTTTCCTGACACCGGATATCGATAATTTTCCGTTGTCTATATCAATGGATATATCATCTTTTACAACACCGGGCATATCGGCGTGGAGAAGGATTTCGTCCTCATTTTCATAGATGTCAACAGCAGGTGTCATTTCATACAGTGCTCTGGTTTTTTCAACGGCTTTTTCTTCCTGTCTGGCTATTTCCTGGGTTTTATCCATGCTGACCTCCTTTTGATGAATTTGTCATTGAAGATTTAATTAATACTGATTTTTTTGGGTTTCGCGGCTTCGTGTTTGGGAAGAGTAAGATACAGCACGCCATGTTTCAGTGTTGCTTCAACCTTGGTGGAATCAACATCTGCAGGCAACGTAAAACTTCTGGAAAAGGCCCCGATGCCGCGTTCTGTTTTATGTGTCTTGTAATTATCAGGTGCATCGGATTTTCTTTGTCCGCTGATTTCAAGATAATTGCCCTGAATTTTAACATTCAGATCGTCTTTTTCAACTCCGGGCACTTCTGCCCTGATTTCAAAGTTGTCTCCTTTTTCATAGAGATTTGTCCGGGGTGTGGATTGCCCATGTTCCCACTTGTATCCGGATGCTTTCTCATAATCACCGTAAAGAGTGTTCAGCTTTTTCTGAAGAAGATTCATGGTCCCGAACAATCTTTCTATATCACTGATTCTTGTAAACATAAGCCTTCCTCCTTTAAATGTGTTTTGTTTTGGAATGTTGTCTGCTTTTTGCGGGAACGTTCGGCTGTTAGAATCGACGTCTTCATGAAAGTTTTAAGGTTTATCCGTCCCATTCTGAAACCGTTACTCCCACAAAATCATCTATATTTTTTTTGCATAATTTAATTCCGGTTTTTCGTGTGTCAATATTAATTATATTATTTTATATCTGAATAACGAGTTGGTAATGATAAAGCTGGTTTTTAAGGCGGTCACACGGATATAAATTTAAAATTCATATATTAAAAATGTTTTGTATGCATAATTTATATTACGTTTTATTGATTTTTTGACAAAGTAATGATAGCCGGTTATTTTTTTTGAAAAAGGAGGCCAACAATGATAAACGAAAAAGTAAATAATAGAATGTTTTCTTTGGACACCCTTAAGGGGATGCAATCGGTTCGGGCGACGTTTACCCTTCCTAAGCATACTATTAACTTGCTCTCTGCCGTTGCAAACCAGCTTGGTGTAAAACAAAAGTCTATATTTGATCATTTGGTTGAAGATAAAAATGTCATGGGAAAAATTGCCGATGAGGCCCAAAGCTACCAGCCGAAAAGAGATCAACGCAAACAAAAAACCTTTGTTTTGAGCAGAAACAGTTTAAGTGCCATAGATACCTTTGCCAGGAAACACAACTTGCCAAGAGATGTTCTGGTGGAATTTTCCATAAAACAGCTATATCCGGTTGTTGCCCAGGAAAAGAAGCGGCATGAAAATCGCAAAAAACTGCTAAATGAAATGGAAAAATTCCAAGTGCGTAGCTCTCAATTCATGGATAAAGCACGGTATCTGATTGGCGAAGATGACGACATGGTTCAAAAACTTGAAGACGTTTTCAGCCAGTATGATAGAAGTATAGAAGACCTTAAGACCTCCATTGAAAAGGGAAGGTGTATGGAGCAGTTTCAATAATCTTAATTTATTTGGAAAAAAAGGAACTCTTGTATGACAATAGACAAATTTATTAAACTCAAAGAAGGTCTTGAATTGCAGAAGTATGTCAGAAACCTGGATTTTGATAAAAAAAACTGCTGTTCGTTTTACGGATCGCCCAAAAAACATCCCCATGAAAAAAACAGAGTAATTCTTGTTGCAGATCCGTTCAGTGAACATACGTTTTATTATCAATTTAATATTCAGGATATATTGTATATAGAAGAACAGCCCAGCATTACAAACATGGACGGTGAATCTGTATCCATGGTAAGGCTCTGGGTGAAGAAAAAATGCATAGGGCTTCAATGTTTGCCCTTTGCAGTCGGGGATATATCAAAATTGGATTGAAATTGTCCTGCCAACCTGTCATCAGCATCTTGAAAAAAACTGCCCCGCTATGATAATTTACGGGCTACAAAAATATGCTTGCATCTTTAAAAAACCGATGCAGGCATTTGCTTTTTTTAATAGGGAAGGATTTTTTTATGTCGCTGCTCAAAGAGCGCCGGAAAACCCGGCAGATAAAAGTGGGATCTCAAGCTGTGGGCTCGCTGTCTCCGGTTTCAGTGCAGTCCATGACCAACACCCAGACCCAGGATGTACAGTCCACTGTAAATCAGATATTATCACTGGAAAAGGCCGGGTGCGAAATTGTTCGTGCTGCAGTTCCGGACATGGAGGCGGCAAAAGCTTTAAAAAAGATCAAAGAAAATATCCACATCCCCTTGATTGCCGACATCCATTTTGACTGGCGCCTGGCCATTGCTTCGGCTGAATCCGGGGTGGATGGACTGCGGATTAATCCGGGCAATATCGGTACTGCCGATAAAATAAAAGCCGTGGTCGATTGTGCCAAGGCCCATAATCTTCCCATCCGCATCGGGGTCAACGGCGGATCCTTGGAAAAGCATATTGAAAAACGTTACGGTGTAACGGCCCGGGGCATGGTGGAAAGTGCTCTTTCCAATATCCGGATTCTGGAGGACCTGGGGTTTTATGATATTAAAGTCTCTCTCAAGGCTTCGGATGTGGAGCGTACCGTGGAGGCCTACCGGCAGCTTTCACCATTGACCGACGTGCCCTTTCATGTGGGGGTCACCGAGGCCGGTGGTCTTTATGCCGGCATCACCAAGTCTGCCATTGGTATCGGAATGCTTTTGTCCGAAGGGATCGGGGACACCATCCGGGTCTCTTTGACCCGGGATCCTGTGGAAGAGATCCGTACCGGATTTGAAATTTTAAGGGCACTGGGTCTTCGCCAGCGGGGTCCGGAATTGATCTCCTGCCCCACCTGCGGGCGGTGTAAGATAAATCTGTTTAAAATTGCAGAACAAGTAGAAAAAGCTTTACTTGAGCGCTCAGCACGGATTAAAGTTGCTATCATGGGATGCGTAGTCAACGGTCCCGGGGAAGCCAAAGAAGCGGACATCGGAATTGCCGGCGGCGACGGCACGGGAATTTTGTTTAAAAAGGGAAAGGTCATCCGTAAAATTGACCAGGCGTGTCTTGTGGATGAACTGATAAAAGAGATTGACGCAATGACTTTAAATGCGGAGGAAGTAAATGGGAAAGAAAGTTAAAACTGCCATCACCCCCACAAGGGAAGAAGACTATCCCC is drawn from uncultured Desulfobacter sp. and contains these coding sequences:
- a CDS encoding Hsp20/alpha crystallin family protein; the encoded protein is MDKTQEIARQEEKAVEKTRALYEMTPAVDIYENEDEILLHADMPGVVKDDISIDIDNGKLSISGVRKLGVKGSATYEEFSDVEYVRNFSVPQTIDVERVEAELKNGVLRLHLPKSEAAKPRQIEIKTT
- a CDS encoding Hsp20/alpha crystallin family protein translates to MFTRISDIERLFGTMNLLQKKLNTLYGDYEKASGYKWEHGQSTPRTNLYEKGDNFEIRAEVPGVEKDDLNVKIQGNYLEISGQRKSDAPDNYKTHKTERGIGAFSRSFTLPADVDSTKVEATLKHGVLYLTLPKHEAAKPKKISIN
- a CDS encoding inorganic pyrophosphatase Ppa, which gives rise to MTIDKFIKLKEGLELQKYVRNLDFDKKNCCSFYGSPKKHPHEKNRVILVADPFSEHTFYYQFNIQDILYIEEQPSITNMDGESVSMVRLWVKKKCIGLQCLPFAVGDISKLD
- the ispG gene encoding flavodoxin-dependent (E)-4-hydroxy-3-methylbut-2-enyl-diphosphate synthase — its product is MSLLKERRKTRQIKVGSQAVGSLSPVSVQSMTNTQTQDVQSTVNQILSLEKAGCEIVRAAVPDMEAAKALKKIKENIHIPLIADIHFDWRLAIASAESGVDGLRINPGNIGTADKIKAVVDCAKAHNLPIRIGVNGGSLEKHIEKRYGVTARGMVESALSNIRILEDLGFYDIKVSLKASDVERTVEAYRQLSPLTDVPFHVGVTEAGGLYAGITKSAIGIGMLLSEGIGDTIRVSLTRDPVEEIRTGFEILRALGLRQRGPELISCPTCGRCKINLFKIAEQVEKALLERSARIKVAIMGCVVNGPGEAKEADIGIAGGDGTGILFKKGKVIRKIDQACLVDELIKEIDAMTLNAEEVNGKES